One segment of Megachile rotundata isolate GNS110a chromosome 6, iyMegRotu1, whole genome shotgun sequence DNA contains the following:
- the MED21 gene encoding mediator complex subunit 21: protein MADRLTQLQDTINQQAEHFCNSVGILQQYSTPSKFPGFDRVGTPQPHQPQEDYAALFATLIARCAKDIDTLIESLPSEESSQELQVASLSRLEQENQEAGEQLEEVVKQGEALLQRIQAALQDIAQSQLDMQDPASSSVININLNTNSTFKQDNMNSVNTVASNNTHQLSDPSPSSVNQ from the exons atgGCAGATCGTTTAACACAATTACAAGATACTATAAATCAG CAAGCTGAACATTTCTGTAATAGCGTAGGTATTTTACAACAATACTCAACACCTAGTAAGTTTCCTGGTTTTGATCGAGTTGGAACACCACAACCACATCAACCTCAAGaag ATTATGCAGCCTTGTTTGCAACTCTAATAGCAAGGTGTGCCAAAGATATTGATACTTTGATAGAAAGTTTGCCAAGTGAAGAATCATCACAAGAATTACAAGTTGCAAGTCTAAGTCGTCTTGAACAAGAAAATCAGGAAGCTGGTGAGCAGCTGGAAGAAGTTGTAAAACAAGGAGAAGCACTGTTGCAAAGGATTCAGGCTGCTTTGCAAGATATTGCTCAAAGTCAGTTAGATATGCAAGATCCAGCTTCATCATCTGTAATCAACATTAATCTCAATACTAATTCAACTTTTAAACAAGACAACATGAATTCTGTAAATACTGTAGCTTCAAATAATACGCATCAATTATCAGATCCTTCACCCAGTTCAGTTAATCAGTGA
- the waw gene encoding translation factor waclaw isoform X3 has protein sequence MKINSRNICQIWHFQKNFKFLQSIERHYLFANNKYYTTKVDKEEEIPVENIRNFSIIAHVDHGKSTLADRLLELTEKSEVMKISAKFGTGVPQILDAIVERIPPPEVCRDKPFRGLVFDSWYDKYKGTILLVYIKEGSISIKQQITSIYNKKSYEIKNISLLRPSEEYVNKLVAGQIGCISCNMKSSNEAFIGDTLHIKNEIVQPLMGFQSPKPMVFSGIYPIEQSQFDAMRTAIEKLTLNDSSVTITLESSVALGQGWRIGFLGLLHMEVFMQRLEQEYGALSIVTSPSVTYKAKIVGKKNIKKYNSEIITFNNPAQFPDPKIVTEFYEPFILGTIIAPTEYMGTIMSLCLEKRGVQQLTKDVGHNRTLYQFLLPLNEVIVDLHDTLKRLTSGYASFDYEESDYEISNIVKLCIALNGNTIEELSTIVHVSKARTKGKELCAKLVELLPRQLFEIVIQAIVNGKVIARETLKPYRKNVTAKLYGGDVTRKMKLLAKQAEGKKHMKMIGKISIPRDTFINLYKR, from the exons atgaaaataaacagtcgaaatatttgtcaaatatggcattttcaaaaaaattttaagtttttacaaTCAATCGAAAG ACATTATCtgtttgctaataataaatactaCACTACAAAAGTTGACAAAGAAGAAGAAATTCCAGTAGAAAATATTCGTAACTTTAGTATTATAGCCCACGTTGATCATGGCAAAAGTACTCTTGCAGATAGACTTTTGGAATTAACAG AAAAATCAGAAGTTATGAAAATATCTGCCAAATTTGGTACTGGTGTTCCTCAAATCTTGGATGCTATTGTTGAAAGAATTCCACCACCTGAAGTATGTAGAGATAAACCATTCAGAGGTTTGGTATTTGATAGCTGGTATGATAAATATAAAGGAACAATTTTATTAGTATATATTAAAGAAGGATCTATATCAATTAAACAGCAAATTACttcaatatataataaaaaatcttatgaaattaaaaatatttcattattaagaCCTTCTGaagaatatgtaaataaatt AGTTGCAGGTCAAATAGGATGTATTTCTTGTAATATGAAAAGTTCTAACGAAGCATTTATTGGTGACACattacatataaaaaatgaGATTGTTCAACCACTAATGGGATTTCAATCACCAAAACCTATGGTTTTTTCTGGCATTTATCCAATTGAGCAATCACAATTCGATGCTATGCGAACTgctattgaaaaattaacattaaatgaTAGCAGTGTTACCATCACACTGGAGTCTAG TGTAGCCCTTGGACAAGGCTGGAGAATTGGATTTTTAGGTTTATTGCACATGGAAGTTTTCATGCAACGTCTTGAACAGGAATATGGTGCATTATCAATTGTTACATCACCTAGTGTTACATATAAAGCAAAAATTGTTGGcaagaaaaatattaagaaatacaATAGTGAGATAATCACATTTAATAATCCTGCACAGTTTCCGGATCCAAAGATTGTAACAGAATTCTATGAACCCTTCATACTAGGAACTATCATAGCACcaa CTGAATATATGGGTACAATAATGTCTTTATGTCTTGAGAAACGTGGAGTACAACAATTGACAAAAGATGTTGGTCATAACAGAACATTGTATCAATTTCTGTTACCATTAAATGAAGTTATTGTTGATCTTCATGATACATTAAAACGTTTAACTTCTGGATATGCTAGCTTTGATTATGAAGAATCTGATTATGAGATTTCAAACATAGTAAag TTATGTATTGCTTTAAATGGAAATACAATAGAAGAACTTAGCACTATTGTACATGTTAGTAAAGCTCGTACAAAAGGTAAAGAGTTGTGTGCAAAATTAGTGGAACTTCTCCCACGTCAATTATTTGAAATAGTAATTCAAGCTATTGTTAATGGAAAAGTTATTGCAAGAGAAACATTAAAACCTTATAGAAAAAATGTAACAGCAAAATTG TATGGCGGTGATGTTACTAGAAAAATGAAACTATTAGCAAAACAAGCAGAAGGAAAAAAACACATGAAAATGATTGGAAAAATTTCTATACCTCGAGACACATTCATAAATCTTTATAAAAGATAG
- the waw gene encoding translation factor waclaw isoform X1 — MKINSRNICQIWHFQKNFKFLQSIERHYLFANNKYYTTKVDKEEEIPVENIRNFSIIAHVDHGKSTLADRLLELTGAIKTNSGKQILDKLQVEKERGITVKAQTASLNYTYNGIKYLLNLIDTPGHVDFSAEVHRSLAPCQGVILVIDANDGVQAQTVANFHLAVKQNLVMIPVINKIDLKNANPEKVMDQLKMLFNIEKSEVMKISAKFGTGVPQILDAIVERIPPPEVCRDKPFRGLVFDSWYDKYKGTILLVYIKEGSISIKQQITSIYNKKSYEIKNISLLRPSEEYVNKLVAGQIGCISCNMKSSNEAFIGDTLHIKNEIVQPLMGFQSPKPMVFSGIYPIEQSQFDAMRTAIEKLTLNDSSVTITLESSVALGQGWRIGFLGLLHMEVFMQRLEQEYGALSIVTSPSVTYKAKIVGKKNIKKYNSEIITFNNPAQFPDPKIVTEFYEPFILGTIIAPTEYMGTIMSLCLEKRGVQQLTKDVGHNRTLYQFLLPLNEVIVDLHDTLKRLTSGYASFDYEESDYEISNIVKLCIALNGNTIEELSTIVHVSKARTKGKELCAKLVELLPRQLFEIVIQAIVNGKVIARETLKPYRKNVTAKLYGGDVTRKMKLLAKQAEGKKHMKMIGKISIPRDTFINLYKR, encoded by the exons atgaaaataaacagtcgaaatatttgtcaaatatggcattttcaaaaaaattttaagtttttacaaTCAATCGAAAG ACATTATCtgtttgctaataataaatactaCACTACAAAAGTTGACAAAGAAGAAGAAATTCCAGTAGAAAATATTCGTAACTTTAGTATTATAGCCCACGTTGATCATGGCAAAAGTACTCTTGCAGATAGACTTTTGGAATTAACAGGTGCAATTAAAACAAATtctggaaaacaaattttagataaattacaagttgaaaaggagcgtggaattacagttaAAGCTCAAACAGCTTCTCTTAATTATACTTATAATGGAATCAAATATCTCCTTAATTTAATAGATACACCTGGCCATGTAGACTTTTCTGCTGAGGTACATCGTTCATTAGCTCCTTGTCAAGgagtaattttagtaatagaTGCAAATGATGGTGTACAAGCACAGACTGTTGCTAATTTTCATTTAGCTGTTAAACAAAATCTAGTTATGATAccagtaattaataaaatagacTTAAAAAATGCTAATCCTGAAAAGGTAATGGATCAATTAAAGATGTTATTTAATATAGAAAAATCAGAAGTTATGAAAATATCTGCCAAATTTGGTACTGGTGTTCCTCAAATCTTGGATGCTATTGTTGAAAGAATTCCACCACCTGAAGTATGTAGAGATAAACCATTCAGAGGTTTGGTATTTGATAGCTGGTATGATAAATATAAAGGAACAATTTTATTAGTATATATTAAAGAAGGATCTATATCAATTAAACAGCAAATTACttcaatatataataaaaaatcttatgaaattaaaaatatttcattattaagaCCTTCTGaagaatatgtaaataaatt AGTTGCAGGTCAAATAGGATGTATTTCTTGTAATATGAAAAGTTCTAACGAAGCATTTATTGGTGACACattacatataaaaaatgaGATTGTTCAACCACTAATGGGATTTCAATCACCAAAACCTATGGTTTTTTCTGGCATTTATCCAATTGAGCAATCACAATTCGATGCTATGCGAACTgctattgaaaaattaacattaaatgaTAGCAGTGTTACCATCACACTGGAGTCTAG TGTAGCCCTTGGACAAGGCTGGAGAATTGGATTTTTAGGTTTATTGCACATGGAAGTTTTCATGCAACGTCTTGAACAGGAATATGGTGCATTATCAATTGTTACATCACCTAGTGTTACATATAAAGCAAAAATTGTTGGcaagaaaaatattaagaaatacaATAGTGAGATAATCACATTTAATAATCCTGCACAGTTTCCGGATCCAAAGATTGTAACAGAATTCTATGAACCCTTCATACTAGGAACTATCATAGCACcaa CTGAATATATGGGTACAATAATGTCTTTATGTCTTGAGAAACGTGGAGTACAACAATTGACAAAAGATGTTGGTCATAACAGAACATTGTATCAATTTCTGTTACCATTAAATGAAGTTATTGTTGATCTTCATGATACATTAAAACGTTTAACTTCTGGATATGCTAGCTTTGATTATGAAGAATCTGATTATGAGATTTCAAACATAGTAAag TTATGTATTGCTTTAAATGGAAATACAATAGAAGAACTTAGCACTATTGTACATGTTAGTAAAGCTCGTACAAAAGGTAAAGAGTTGTGTGCAAAATTAGTGGAACTTCTCCCACGTCAATTATTTGAAATAGTAATTCAAGCTATTGTTAATGGAAAAGTTATTGCAAGAGAAACATTAAAACCTTATAGAAAAAATGTAACAGCAAAATTG TATGGCGGTGATGTTACTAGAAAAATGAAACTATTAGCAAAACAAGCAGAAGGAAAAAAACACATGAAAATGATTGGAAAAATTTCTATACCTCGAGACACATTCATAAATCTTTATAAAAGATAG
- the waw gene encoding translation factor waclaw isoform X2, which produces MKINSRNICQIWHFQKNFKFLQSIERHYLFANNKYYTTKVDKEEEIPVENIRNFSIIAHVDHGKSTLADRLLELTGAIKTNSGKQILDKLQVEKERGITVKAQTASLNYTYNGIKYLLNLIDTPGHVDFSAEVHRSLAPCQGVILVIDANDGVQAQTVANFHLAVKQNLVMIPVINKIDLKNANPEKVMDQLKMLFNIEKSEVMKISAKFGTGVPQILDAIVERIPPPEVCRDKPFRGLVFDSWYDKYKGTILLVYIKEGSISIKQQITSIYNKKSYEIKNISLLRPSEEYVNKLVAGQIGCISCNMKSSNEAFIGDTLHIKNEIVQPLMGFQSPKPMVFSGIYPIEQSQFDAMRTAIEKLTLNDSSVTITLESSVALGQGWRIGFLGLLHMEVFMQRLEQEYGALSIVTSPSVTYKAKIVGKKNIKKYNSEIITFNNPAQFPDPKIVTEFYEPFILGTIIAPTEYMGTIMSLCLEKRGVQQLTKDVGHNRTLYQFLLPLNEVIVDLHDTLKRLTSGYASFDYEESDYEISNIVKYGGDVTRKMKLLAKQAEGKKHMKMIGKISIPRDTFINLYKR; this is translated from the exons atgaaaataaacagtcgaaatatttgtcaaatatggcattttcaaaaaaattttaagtttttacaaTCAATCGAAAG ACATTATCtgtttgctaataataaatactaCACTACAAAAGTTGACAAAGAAGAAGAAATTCCAGTAGAAAATATTCGTAACTTTAGTATTATAGCCCACGTTGATCATGGCAAAAGTACTCTTGCAGATAGACTTTTGGAATTAACAGGTGCAATTAAAACAAATtctggaaaacaaattttagataaattacaagttgaaaaggagcgtggaattacagttaAAGCTCAAACAGCTTCTCTTAATTATACTTATAATGGAATCAAATATCTCCTTAATTTAATAGATACACCTGGCCATGTAGACTTTTCTGCTGAGGTACATCGTTCATTAGCTCCTTGTCAAGgagtaattttagtaatagaTGCAAATGATGGTGTACAAGCACAGACTGTTGCTAATTTTCATTTAGCTGTTAAACAAAATCTAGTTATGATAccagtaattaataaaatagacTTAAAAAATGCTAATCCTGAAAAGGTAATGGATCAATTAAAGATGTTATTTAATATAGAAAAATCAGAAGTTATGAAAATATCTGCCAAATTTGGTACTGGTGTTCCTCAAATCTTGGATGCTATTGTTGAAAGAATTCCACCACCTGAAGTATGTAGAGATAAACCATTCAGAGGTTTGGTATTTGATAGCTGGTATGATAAATATAAAGGAACAATTTTATTAGTATATATTAAAGAAGGATCTATATCAATTAAACAGCAAATTACttcaatatataataaaaaatcttatgaaattaaaaatatttcattattaagaCCTTCTGaagaatatgtaaataaatt AGTTGCAGGTCAAATAGGATGTATTTCTTGTAATATGAAAAGTTCTAACGAAGCATTTATTGGTGACACattacatataaaaaatgaGATTGTTCAACCACTAATGGGATTTCAATCACCAAAACCTATGGTTTTTTCTGGCATTTATCCAATTGAGCAATCACAATTCGATGCTATGCGAACTgctattgaaaaattaacattaaatgaTAGCAGTGTTACCATCACACTGGAGTCTAG TGTAGCCCTTGGACAAGGCTGGAGAATTGGATTTTTAGGTTTATTGCACATGGAAGTTTTCATGCAACGTCTTGAACAGGAATATGGTGCATTATCAATTGTTACATCACCTAGTGTTACATATAAAGCAAAAATTGTTGGcaagaaaaatattaagaaatacaATAGTGAGATAATCACATTTAATAATCCTGCACAGTTTCCGGATCCAAAGATTGTAACAGAATTCTATGAACCCTTCATACTAGGAACTATCATAGCACcaa CTGAATATATGGGTACAATAATGTCTTTATGTCTTGAGAAACGTGGAGTACAACAATTGACAAAAGATGTTGGTCATAACAGAACATTGTATCAATTTCTGTTACCATTAAATGAAGTTATTGTTGATCTTCATGATACATTAAAACGTTTAACTTCTGGATATGCTAGCTTTGATTATGAAGAATCTGATTATGAGATTTCAAACATAGTAAag TATGGCGGTGATGTTACTAGAAAAATGAAACTATTAGCAAAACAAGCAGAAGGAAAAAAACACATGAAAATGATTGGAAAAATTTCTATACCTCGAGACACATTCATAAATCTTTATAAAAGATAG
- the mRpL28 gene encoding mitochondrial ribosomal protein L28 yields the protein MSVKQFSQRLYYIPKPSRWTKGLGAELPEEYKKFWKEWKLQQPSPVHYIKQEGSYIRDETTEVVRPVQNVPLPLRYPKEFHEGLWGGEAVIQGFTKKHRYARRHPRFWFPLLKKSVVYSEVLDEYMSTVVTYRTIHLINEHYGFDHYLLKTPACDLKSELALKIKRKILVALADKTLYPNDSAKREEIYDKYKDYLTAYTREEIEWYGLTYKEACHKWIKQKQKQQLQQIQPLKVKFRAELIAKLKEEEAKEAAEKLAESTTWSLKWNPFSSSKPE from the exons ATGTCAGTTAAACAATTTTCTCAG cgTTTATATTATATTCCAAAACCATCACGTTGGACAAAAGGACTTGGTGCTGAATTACCGGAAGAATATAAAAAGTTTTGGAAAGAATGGAAATTGCAACAACCAAGTCCTGTTCATTACATTAAACAAGAAGGTTCTTACATAAGGGATGAAACGACGGAAGTAGT ACGACCAGTTCAAAATGTACCACTACCATTACGATATCCTAAAGAATTTCATGAAGGTTTATGGGGCGGAGAAGCTGTAATTCAAGGTTTCACAAAGAAACACAGATATGCTCGTAGACACCCTCGTTTTTGGTTCCCTCTGCTTAAAAAGTCAGTTGTTTATAGTGAAGTTTTAGATGAATACATGAGTACTGTTGTTACCTATAGAACTATCCATTTAATTAATGAACATTATGGTTTTGATCATTATTTATTAAAG ACTCCTGCTTGTGATTTAAAATCTGAGcttgcattaaaaataaaacgtaAAATACTTGTAGCATTGGCTGATAAAACATTGTATCCAAATGATTCTGctaaaagagaagaaatttATGATAAATATAAAGATTATTTAACAGCA TATACACGAGAGGAAATTGAATGGTATGGTTTAACATACAAGGAAGCTTGTCACAAGTGGATaaaacagaaacagaaacaacaATTGCAACAAATACAGcctttaaaagtaaaatttagaGCTGAATTAATTGCAAAACTTAAAGAAGAGGAAGCTAAGGAAGCTGCTGAAAAGTTAGCTga ATCAACGACTTGGAGCTTAAAGTGGAATCCTTTTAGTAGTTCAAAACCCGagtaa